One window from the genome of Elaeis guineensis isolate ETL-2024a chromosome 5, EG11, whole genome shotgun sequence encodes:
- the LOC105045348 gene encoding glucan endo-1,3-beta-glucosidase encodes MAYRSIVSMAAVALILLVFIAIPSGARPIGVVYGTQGNNLPPPNEVVDLYKSKNIKAMRLYDPNQAVLQALKGSNIQLLLDVPNADLQSLASSPSAANDWVQRNVKAYVPDVLFKYIAVGNQVIPGDQAQYVLPAMKNIHSALSSAGLQNEIKVSTSIATGREVLEQYSPPSSSRLSSAASTYLGPTVQFLSSNGAPLLVNLYTYRNYIGDPNHIGTEYALFTSPTTVIQDGQYNYQHLFDTIMDAIYVALEKLGGSNVTIVVSESGWPSADGLGASVDNARTYNQNLINHVGQGTPRRPGKAIEAYIFEMFNENQKPQGAEQHFGLFYPDKQPVYQINFP; translated from the exons ATGGCATACCGAAGTATTGTTTCCATGGCTGCCGTTGCATTAATCCTTCTAGTCTTCATAGCAATCCCGTCAG GAGCACGACCCATTGGAGTCGTTTATGGAACTCAAGGAAACAACCTGCCCCCACCAAATGAAGTAGTGGATCTCTACAAATCTAAGAACATCAAAGCAATGAGACTTTATGATCCAAACCAAGCTGTTCTCCAGGCCCTCAAGGGTTCCAACATTCAACTCTTGTTAGATGTCCCCAACGCAGATCTCCAATCATTAGCCTCTAGTCCATCAGCAGCCAATGACTGGGTGCAGAGAAATGTGAAGGCTTATGTCCCTGATGTCTTATTTAAATACATTGCAGTTGGTAATCAAGTGATCCCTGGAGATCAAGCCCAGTATGTGCTCCCTGCCATGAAAAATATCCACTCTGCTTTGTCCTCAGCAGGCCTACAAAACGAAATCAAAGTCTCCACTTCAATTGCCACCGGGCGTGAAGTCCTTGAGCAATATTCACCTCCCTCATCCAGCAGACTCTCTTCTGCTGCATCAACATACTTAGGACCAACAGTTCAATTTTTGTCCAGCAATGGAGCCCCACTGCTAGTAAACTTGTACACCTACAGAAATTACATCGGCGATCCGAACCACATCGGGACTGAGTATGCCTTGTTTACTTCTCCAACGACTGTCATACAAGATGGACAATATAACTATCAGCACCTCTTCGATACTATAATGGATGCAATTTATGTGGCATTGGAGAAGCTTGGAGGGTCTAATGTGACGATTGTGGTGTCGGAGAGTGGTTGGCCATCAGCTGATGGTCTTGGAGCATCCGTTGACAATGCAAGGACATataatcaaaatttgattaaccATGTTGGTCAAGGAACACCAAGAAGACCCGGAAAGGCTATAGAAGCCTACATATTTGAGATGTTTAATGAGAACCAGAAACCACAAGGGGCAGAGCAACACTTCGGGCTGTTCTACCCTGATAAGCAGCCAGTCTACCAGATCAACTTCCCTTGA